The following coding sequences are from one Caloenas nicobarica isolate bCalNic1 chromosome 25, bCalNic1.hap1, whole genome shotgun sequence window:
- the TTI2 gene encoding TELO2-interacting protein 2 translates to MELSGLVRALRLEGPGDEQPPPAEQVLLQLGLLLSQGPGGAGVLRDLGVLIEAADGHWLFGSRSPAALGKLVAALGELVAALSGHAAPPKQEQDAADLPGEDSAYATAAERAADVGSVFLRLLAKLEEAKAQECLGVPVVGPILGRVMGPIYIFAATHVVERPWTNARSQSVAQELLASLVRAADCGSVAEFLRGKDEDEEGRFAAVMGILKQELTKDTWKCNPATKFVFSWTLPHVTRPWLGRYLERVLPPSLLISDDYREENKILGVRCLHHIILNVPAADLCQFNRAQVVYHALYNHLYSREAPLIQTVLLCLLDLLPILERARRQQKLPRPTTACDEVLQLVLTHMEAEHRLALRRVYAKALPAFVRRLGILIARHLKRLERVILGYLEVCDGPEEEARLGILETLQCTIEHAWPRMPCRLPVLLKALLRMMWDVHTDRGSTPEPVKAALLQGATQCLILLDRCSEGQVKVLLEGVYSSCEENRVRVCLRQVRENA, encoded by the exons aTGGAGCTCAGCGGGCTGGTGCGGGCCCTGAGGCTGGAGGGGCCGGGGGATGAGCAGCCGCCCCCGGCCgagcaggtgctgctgcagctcgggctgctcctctcccaggggcccggcggggccggcgtGCTCAGAGACCTGGGTGTCCTCATTGAGGCTGCGGATGGGCACTGGCTGTTTGGGAGCCGGAGCCCCGCGGCGCTGGGCAAACTGGTGGCTGCACTGGGCGAGCTGGTGGCTGCGCTGAGCGGCCACGCCGCACCCCCAAAGCAGGAGCAAGACGCTGCGGATCTCCCCGGAGAGGACAGCGCGTACGCCACAGCGGCCGAGAGAGCGGCAGATGTTGGCTCGGTGTTTCTGCGTCTCCTTGCGAAGCTGGAAGAGGCCAAGGCACAGGAGTGTCTGGGCGTCCCCGTGGTGGGTCCAATCCTTGGCCGCGTGATGGGGCCCATCTACATCTTCGCCGCGACACACGTTGTGGAGAGGCCCTGGACAAACGCGAGGTCTCAGTCGGTGGCGCAGGAGCTGCTGGCGTCGCTGGTTCGGGCTGCAGACTGCGGGTCGGTGGCTGAATTCCTGCGGGGGaaggatgaagatgaggaggGGAGGTTTGCAGCTGTGATGGGGATCCTGAAACAGGAGTTGACCAA AGACACGTGGAAGTGTAACCCTGCCACAAAGTTTGTGTTCTCTTGGACACTGCCTCACGTCACCCGGCCCTGGCTGGGCCGTTACCTGGAGCGTGTCCTCCCACCCTCGCTGCTCATCTCAGATGACTACCGGGAGGAGAATAAGATCCTGGGTGTGCGCTGCCTGCATCATATCATTCTCAACGTG CCAGCTGCTGATCTGTGCCAGTTCAACAGGGCTCAGGTCGTGTATCACGCCCTGTACAACCACCTCTATTCACGAGAGGCCCCTCTCATCCAG ACcgtgctgctgtgcctgctggACCTGCTGCCCATCCTGGAGAGAGCACGGCGGCAGCAGAAGCTGCCCAGGCCCACGACCGCCTGCGACGAGGTGCTGCAGCTGGTTCTGACGCACATGGAGGCCGAGCATCGCCTGGCGCTGCGGCGGGTGTACGCCAAGGCCCTGCCGGCCTTTGTGCGGAG GCTTGGGATCCTGATCGCGCGGCACCTGAAGAGGCTGGAGCGCGTTATCCTGGGGTATCTGGAAGTCTGTGATGGGCCTGAGGAAGAAGCGCGACTGGGAATACTGGAGACGCTGCAGTGCACCATAGAGCACGCTTGGCCCAG AATGCCGTGCAGGCTCCCTGTGCTCCTCAAAGCCCTGCTGAGGATGATGTGGGACGTACACACTGACCGAGGTTCCACGCCAGAGCCGGTGAAAGCTGCTTTGCTCCAGGGAGCCACCCAGTGCCTCATCCTGCTGGATCGCTGCTCCGAAGGGCAGGTGAAG GTCCTGCTGGAAGGTGTGTACAGCAGCTGCGAGGAGAACCGCGTCCGGGTATGCCTCAGACAAGTGCGAGAGAATGCGTGA
- the RNF122 gene encoding RING finger protein 122 isoform X1 gives MAPHGARRSGCRMPPFQWCHGCSCSLGLIYTSKPCTMPPITFQDLPLNIYMVIFGTGIFVFVLSLIFCCYFISKLRHQAQSERFGYKEVVLKGDARRLNVHGQTCAVCLEDFKVKEELGVLPCQHAFHRKCLVKWLEVRCVCPMCNKPMAGPAQPRAGIGTLLDELV, from the exons ATGGCCCCGCACGGCGCACGGCGGAGCGGCTGCCGGATGCCCCCGTTCCAGTGGTGCCACG GATGCTCCTGCAGTCTGGGACTGATTTATACCAGTAAACCCTGCACGATGCCTCCCATCACGTTCCAGGATCTGCCACTGAACATCTACATGGTCATTTTTGGCACCGGTATCTTCGTCTTTGTGCTCAGCCTCATCTTCTGCTGCTACTTCATCAG CAAACTGCGGCACCAGGCTCAGAGCGAGAGGTTCGGGTACAAGGAG GTGGTTCTGAAAGGCGATGCCCGGAGGCTGAATGTGCACGGG CAGACCTGTGCTGTCTGCCTGGAAGATTTTAAGGtgaaggaggagctgggggtgctgccgTGCCAGCACGCCTTCCACAGAAA GTGCCTGGTGAAGTGGCTGGAGGTTCGCTGCGTCTGCCCCATGTGCAACAAGCCCATGGCGGGGCCGGCGCAGCCCCGCGCGGGCATCGGGACCCTCCTGGACGAGCTGGTGTGA
- the RNF122 gene encoding RING finger protein 122 isoform X2 gives MPPFQWCHGCSCSLGLIYTSKPCTMPPITFQDLPLNIYMVIFGTGIFVFVLSLIFCCYFISKLRHQAQSERFGYKEVVLKGDARRLNVHGTCAVCLEDFKVKEELGVLPCQHAFHRKCLVKWLEVRCVCPMCNKPMAGPAQPRAGIGTLLDELV, from the exons ATGCCCCCGTTCCAGTGGTGCCACG GATGCTCCTGCAGTCTGGGACTGATTTATACCAGTAAACCCTGCACGATGCCTCCCATCACGTTCCAGGATCTGCCACTGAACATCTACATGGTCATTTTTGGCACCGGTATCTTCGTCTTTGTGCTCAGCCTCATCTTCTGCTGCTACTTCATCAG CAAACTGCGGCACCAGGCTCAGAGCGAGAGGTTCGGGTACAAGGAG GTGGTTCTGAAAGGCGATGCCCGGAGGCTGAATGTGCACGGG ACCTGTGCTGTCTGCCTGGAAGATTTTAAGGtgaaggaggagctgggggtgctgccgTGCCAGCACGCCTTCCACAGAAA GTGCCTGGTGAAGTGGCTGGAGGTTCGCTGCGTCTGCCCCATGTGCAACAAGCCCATGGCGGGGCCGGCGCAGCCCCGCGCGGGCATCGGGACCCTCCTGGACGAGCTGGTGTGA
- the DUSP26 gene encoding LOW QUALITY PROTEIN: dual specificity protein phosphatase 26 (The sequence of the model RefSeq protein was modified relative to this genomic sequence to represent the inferred CDS: inserted 1 base in 1 codon) — protein sequence MFIHQPFSSGGGSGETWPTGSDYNTRSXAGKSQPSQRTVGGSSSRRDLQATLRPSRTHRYALWVSAAPMAFLSRFSRNGTRSPSRGSREERSSHPILSVFELERLLYTGKTACNHADEVWPGLYLGDQDIAANRRELAHLRITHVLNASHSKWRGGAEYYEGTGIRYLGIEAHDSPSFDMSPYFYPAADFIHQALNEGRILVHCAVGVSRSATLVLAYLMIRHHMPLVEAIKTVKDHRGIIPNRGFLRQLVALDNALRMKRSA from the exons ATGTTCATACATCAGCCTTTCTccagcggcggcggcagcggggagACATGGCCGACTGGATCTGACTACAACACTCGCT GCGCCGGGAAATCTCAGCCCTCGCAAAG GACCgtgggtggcagcagcagcagaagagacCTCCAGGCCACCCTCCGGCCTTCGCGAACCCACAGGTATGCCTTGTGGGTCTCGGCAGCCCCGATGGCTTTCCTGTCCAGGTTCTCCAGGAACGGCACCAGGTCGCCGAGCCGAGGCTCGCGGGAAGAGCGCAGCAGCCACCCCATCCTCAGCGTCTTCGAGCTCGAAAGGCTGCTGTACACGGGCAAGACAGCCTGTAATCACGCCGATGAGGTCTGGCCGGGACTCTACCTGGGAGATCA AGATATAGCGGCCAACCGGCGGGAGCTGGCCCACCTGCGCATCACCCACGTCCTCAACGCCTCGCACAGCAAGTGGAGGGGGGGCGCCGAGTACTACGAGGGCACGGGCATCCGCTACCTGGGCATCGAGGCTCACGACTCGCCTTCCTTCGACATGAGCCCCTACTTCTACCCTGCAGCTGACTTCATCCACCAAGCGCTGAATGAAG GAAGGATCCTTGTGCACTGTGCTGTCGGGGTGAGCAGGTCGGCCACCTTGGTCCTCGCCTACCTCATGATCCGCCACCACATGCCCCTTGTAGAAGCCATAAAGACGGTCAAGGACCACCGCGGCATCATCCCCAACCGGGGCTTCTTGCGCCAGCTGGTCGCCCTGGACAATGCCCTGAGGATGAAGAGGAGTGCGTGA